Genomic DNA from Parasteatoda tepidariorum isolate YZ-2023 chromosome 3, CAS_Ptep_4.0, whole genome shotgun sequence:
CTAGAAATTTGATAGCTCTGGTTAACTCTCATAAGTAGTTTTCACAGTTAAGCAGAATCATTGGAATAAGAGTATCAATTTTAGGTATTAATGGTGCCTTTCGTTTGCCCAACGTAAGacatttcaactattttttaatttaattattaaaaaaagagttaatagataaaaaatattagattttttctaTACCTAGctaataaaaaggttttaattaacatgtttattttattatgtataatgaAGTATCattaatttactataatttttgatcaaatcaacgaatttttagaataaaatggaAAAGCCTATAGACAAAAGTTATAGTTTAGGGCTGTACTAAATTAAaagatgaagaagaaaaaatcaagaTAAGAAGGAATAATCCATTTTGCTGGTTATACAGTCGCCTGTGAAAAATAGTAGATTCAActgttttttgtttctattttttatttcaataaataaaattgttgaacTTACTTGAGCTGGCTAAAGTACCATAAAAAGGTGTAATTTTTTCAGCTACattatagtaaaaatgtattaGGTAAATCCTGAAATTTGCAATTTCACTCgattgacaaaataaattcattagttTTAACTCTCTATtgtttagaagaagaaaaataataatagttcagATTGATCCCCTTGGCAGAGTAGAATTGCGGCGTCACAGAACGTTACATAGCTTTCGCAGAAAGATTTTAGTCCTATTAGCATGATTTTTGTCATCGATCTTTATACTACGATTTTTAATCtatgtacaaattttaatttattatcgttaaatttatttatgaattttaaatattgtaatgatCTCCAAAATTAGAAAGGGGAAATAATTAGGGCATTTTTCCACCtacaaaatgtgagaaaatgcctttaatattagaattaaaaaatattacctttacaattaaaatgttttatatgtttttattctaCACTTTCTTCTATAAACACAacgtttctgttactttaaattagtaattgttataattaaaagaaacttaaagaaaaatatatcattaatgtTAGGGAAGTTTGCCGCAGAAAGCCCGAAAAAATTTTGCGACAGGGATATtgattgcaaataataataatagtaaaaaaatctataactttTATGGGTTGACATTtttgttagaataaaaaattatataacgattttaaactttttattttacctcaGACTGTGGTTTGTGAAGTGCTTTATTCAACAgcatattatcaaaattatctaaCCCATCTTCTGGCTGAGAACTTGAAACAACTGCTGATGCATTGTgtgccatttcagcttcattcgACACTCCTTTCTGACTTTCAAAACAGgaatctgtaatttttatagGTGAAGCAGAAGATAATAACTGATTTCCAGGCAAGGAAATACCTATGTTCATATCAATGTTGATTTCGGTATCTCTTTCTGAATTTTCCCCACATTCTTCCTCCATCAGCACATTGTCAGTTTTTTCCTGAAAGGGATTCCTTACGGGTAATTCTAAACGCtggttaatattatttttgttgactTTTTTAGTATCAGCTCGCATTATGGGTGAGATATCAATTAGCTTTTTAggggaagaaaaaattctttctttttgcgTTTTCATGGAATTTCGTGGAGAAGTGGGCTGAAGAGCTGAAACATCGGGAATATTTCTGGCTGGTGACTGAAGAATTGACGTGTTCTCCACGGTGTCAACCAATAAGTCCGACTGTTTTGACGAAGACTGAAGATTTAAAGATCTTGTAGCATTCATCAATTCAACTGGCTTTGATGGTGAACAAAGGTTTAAAGgactaatattaattaaatctgcAGGTTTTGATGGTGAACGAAGGTTTAAaggactaaaatttattaagtcagCTTGCTTTGATGGCGAACAAAGGTTTAAAGGACTAACATTTATTAAGTCTGATGGCTTTGATGGTGAAGAAAgattcaaagtatttttaatattgcccCTTAATAAGTCTTTTGGATTTGATGGATAAACAAGAGATTGGGAGGGATTGAATTCTTCAGAATTTTCTAGCAAACCTTcctttgttttgattttttcgtTAGCTGGATTATTTACATTGCCGTAGTAAACGTGGGATGTTATTTTGTAACTGGTAGAATTATCTTGACTACCTTCAACAAAACTCTCTGATGAGTTGCAAATGGGTGCCACTGCACTGTTACTCGAAGGGAGTGTTAAATTCGAGGGTGTAGTCTCATTACTAACATTAGGTTGTTTTATCGGACTAACTTCAACATTCATCGTTGGAATGTTTTTCTTAGGCGACTTGCATGTTGACTGACGTTGAGCGAATAGTCCACTATCTTCGTCACTGATATCACTAGTTTGTGCTTCTGATATCGTGAATACATATTCGTTCAcgtttaataaatagtttcgCTTGACACAATCATAAATATAACTGGAGCTAACAAGTTTTTTACCCAAATCAGCATTTAAGACTTTTGTACCAGGACTTATTAGGTGCACAGAGTTTTCATTTTGTGTACAAATACCTCCGCCATGTTctattaaagcttttaaatgagatttttcatttgtattacGGACATTAAATTCCAAAGATAATCCATCATCTCCGGTAAACAAAACGACGCTATGCGTAAAATCTGACATGATTAATGATTAATTcagttttgaaaagaattgaatTCGGAAGAACAACTCTTTCTATTTTTGTTCCATTCAACAGCTTTAAATATAACTGGTCCcctattaaaatttgttgtaaatAGATGCCatagttaaaacaatttttttaattatattgactGTTTTGTTAACTGTAAactgtaagaaatatatattttgaaatgttgcgTTCGTAATCTAAGCTATATAAACGCATTACAGTTTTTCAGAGTAATTTAGTGTTATATTTGCAATAATACTGTTGTTAAACTGAAAATACTAGATGATGGCTTCGCTCCACGTTTGTTCTCACTGACCGGAATAGAATGGAAAAGTTGTCATCATCAACAATAAAGTTGATACACGTCGTTTTTTTCTCAGGTTAATTGTTTCCGAAATTAGTATTTTACCGAAGACTGTGGTTTAATTTTGTGGAACTTTAATTATCTTCCTAGACCATGACCACTGGTAAACATGGATTttgtttggttttattttttctgaaagattttcttatttttgaattttaatgaaactttttatatcattatgagtcttcattttatttttttcttaggaaATATCATCCAAGATGTTGACACCGGTCACTCAGATATGATTGTAAGTAAATGTTAAATGCTTGACTCGTAATATTAGTCTTTgtcttagaaaatttattttgttcctaTTAATTTATATCTCTATTTCTTCTGCATATTGTATTGCATTTTCCTATAAGCAATTTTTCTAGcttcttttaaatgtattatttcttctcaataaatatgtttttgtgtgCTCACTTAGGATTGGCTAAATTAAGGTAGGATATATGTAGGTAGTCATTGTCAGACTTACTATTGTAAGAATAGTAaagtttattattgtaaaaattgtatggtacttgctatttttaatatagtatatGTGCTATACCATTATAAAAACAGTCTAGTATTGTAGAAATAGTTTTCCCtctataaaaatagtaaattaaagtgAGTAATCATTACTGATcctttaatttcataactaaaaaaaaaaaaaaacagcagttattaaattataaacttttaaaatatgatttaatgctCTCGTTATGAATGTAATATCTCCCttgactaaaatttattataaactgaGTTTAGAACTTATTTCTTgacattatttcattaattaagcTTAATAGTATCTTCATTTAAATGTTCTGCATTTTTTATAGATTcacttattcaataaaatttatttaatttgtgttgTGCAAATGCTATGTctgaattttattacatatagcagtgagaattcaaaaattattaagggtTACGACTCACTTTTCttgacttttaaataatttccagcatgattaaattaaatttgattttggtAGTATTTTCCTATCTGcagtatgttttaaaatttttttttaattatttaattccttttttaagcATGATGCCCAAATGGATTATTATGGCATCAGATTGGCTACCTGTTCTTCtgataaaactgttaaaatatttgatgttcGTAGTGGCTCACAAAAGATAGTTGCTACTCTAAAAGGGTAAATATGACTGCTTATTTATCATGTTTAAATTTGACTCTTCAATTTATATTGACATATTCagttaatataaagtttaatttaaatttataaattttttgaagttagtttaaagttaaaatattctaatttatattcatattttcaattagCCAAATAACCATTTCCCATGACATATTTATTGTGTTTTGGAAAAGCTAATTTAAGTGCTTTTGTGTGAAATAATCTTCAGGCttcaatttataagttttaagcCTAAAGATCTCATTACCAAGCAGCATTCTGGCATTTGCATGGTGTGCTTTCACTAttgtacagtgcgccaaaaagaaaagaaaacgaaccaccttaaataacttttagtttaaT
This window encodes:
- the LOC107451490 gene encoding uncharacterized protein; the encoded protein is MSDFTHSVVLFTGDDGLSLEFNVRNTNEKSHLKALIEHGGGICTQNENSVHLISPGTKVLNADLGKKLVSSSYIYDCVKRNYLLNVNEYVFTISEAQTSDISDEDSGLFAQRQSTCKSPKKNIPTMNVEVSPIKQPNVSNETTPSNLTLPSSNSAVAPICNSSESFVEGSQDNSTSYKITSHVYYGNVNNPANEKIKTKEGLLENSEEFNPSQSLVYPSNPKDLLRGNIKNTLNLSSPSKPSDLINVSPLNLCSPSKQADLINFSPLNLRSPSKPADLINISPLNLCSPSKPVELMNATRSLNLQSSSKQSDLLVDTVENTSILQSPARNIPDVSALQPTSPRNSMKTQKERIFSSPKKLIDISPIMRADTKKVNKNNINQRLELPVRNPFQEKTDNVLMEEECGENSERDTEINIDMNIGISLPGNQLLSSASPIKITDSCFESQKGVSNEAEMAHNASAVVSSSQPEDGLDNFDNMLLNKALHKPQSEDEESLSQTCTVSSSADAQVSSKPCSAEVNNTTQDNLPDSPNFISSQVVNEEEYIRNLAVEVQEILEKPPPRTIQDKITLVKYVCCVRKLTPKTVLDSLLTQSDSLDL